From Salvia splendens isolate huo1 chromosome 3, SspV2, whole genome shotgun sequence, a single genomic window includes:
- the LOC121794569 gene encoding protein ESSENTIAL FOR POTEXVIRUS ACCUMULATION 1-like isoform X3 encodes MAESKLDLPEDLIGSRPSDQSWISKASTGNDEDKGLVGLLDESKDQAASESIPLSPQWLYAKPNELKMQEARGPSSLSLGSSADLNQKEVWRSDTPEDKKDWRRIAPEPDSGRRWREEERETGLLGVGRRERRKIDRRADIAPGREPTDNRSLPATDRWHDANNRSAGHETRRDSKWSLRWGPDDKEKDSRVEKRIDMDKLESQNENQSFVSNSRSGPERETDSRDKWRPRHRMEGNPAGSGQRSAPGFGPERGRVDGSNVGFTVGRGRSSASTGRPSPASPIGAAQYDKNGKFVYPRGKLLDIYRRQNLETSLALVPDNFEEVPPISQPEAVEPLAFVAPDAEEEAILSDIWKGKITSSGASYSAFKKGSSGDIVSEVADIEFSNGRQASFSADVTEDVPDNFEKKSSDIHEASADSIFFSSSLKADHEKQYIFSETMNGKKLDIGHVQAQNSAQFGELQLKVAGQAVNQHPLFDIIQSASPFDVNDKLRESNSLLHVQTPEQFWEGGPHQTGSRPNEYQLDRGIPPEELSLYYRDPQGEIQGPFLGVDIISWYEQGFFGADLPVRFEDAPDELPFLELGDVMPHLKFGHEYGSGTELGSNLEKSAVMEGASETYVQSGVPVPESISSTVLDASSWQLHDGPSNVHESHRHLSQHMYSQGKDFSDFCAQDEEIVFPGRPGSGGGAIGKISRGYGESMTNSGNQSYLLNEMTGSGVSNQNDNKMNQFSLLWSELESTQTRSEQAPPFSGGVQEKLASAGPGRLSPFSSIVNHAPEAWNDAHGSSSQSNFNLYQDVMDGLHSSRTEKEFNQFDLAEKLLPQHLQPHGVMPSHNTHMNDLMLEGGPASKLMHQKQIANQMGHDLEHILALQQQQRQLQLQQQQQMQQQEHYHQQQMLLKEQQQSQARQALLEQLLQSQMRESGRGQPRIDSLRPNAALEQALMKQQILNDRQRSQFPSRHSDPSLEQLIQAKFGQVSHQGNQNDLMELLLLGRHGQIHPLDQHIIQQDQLHGRQLPLGLRQRLEMEERTINPGWSLDEASQFHRIPAASNRAITAGFGPLDFFSQQISPPEEHLNLLDRNLSVQERLQHGLYEPGMLPFERSMSLPLGPAGVNRDIVNSLARAQGQEMQEQILRMQSNGQDGGFSSGMFSHHTNHPLHPNQCHDSRMDATEGHWSENNGQLPNDWIESRVQQHLHNERQRRELDAKRNADDPSLWMSAGTNDDSSKRLLMELLQQKTGQTSSEHVDMINGLPNERKPPSDHHSGSMPNQSFVAISEQESGIGNSFPIGSYGSDSGVPPQSRPSEGISNVLEINGLPYRSKGGGMVAAAIDENSQGIISDVQEGISEQAGLTSADRVEMPVNFLSRNKSLGSAGFQNIKIGSDDSVSEDAAKDRLRSSSSKGPENVLLRRPPVSRAVSSQESLSDLNVDTVRGKSLSSTLTLDGVRREAGPTTVGNVEAVSRGDVQFRRTSSCNDADVLETSFSDMLKSSAKKPTPHETHASAATPEPLDGASGARNKKKGKKGRQIDPALLGFKVTSNRIMMGEIQRVED; translated from the exons ATGGCGGAAAGTAAGCTAGATCTTCCAGAGGATCTCATCGGTTCAAGGCCGTCCGATCAATCGTGGATTTCGAAAG CCTCCACTGGAAATGATGAGGACAAAGGGTTGGTGGGATTACTGGATGAGTCGAAGG ACCAAGCAGCTTCTGAGAGCATTCCGCTGTCTCCACAGTGGTTGTATGCAAAGCCAAATGAACTAAAAATG CAGGAAGCCCGTGGCCCAAGTTCTCTGTCTCTTGGCAGCTCTGCTGATTTGAACCAAAAAGAGGTTTGGCGCTCAGATACTCCTGAGGACAAAAAAGATTGGAGAAGGATTGCTCCTGAACCCGACAGTGGTCGCCGCTGGCGCGAAGAAGAAAGGGAAACTGGACTGCTTGGGGTTGGGCGAAGGGAGCGCAGGAAGATAGATAGAAGGGCTGACATTGCTCCGGGAAGAGAACCTACTGATAACAGATCTTTGCCTGCAACTGACAGGTGGCATGATGCTAATAATCGCAGTGCTGGCCATGAAACAAGGCGTGATAGCAAATGGTCTTTGAGGTGGGGTCCTGATGACAAAGAAAAGGATTCTCGAGTGGAGAAAAGGATAGATATGGATAAATTAGAGTCCCAGAATGAAAATCAATCATTTGTCTCAAATAGTCGTTCTGGTCCTGAGCGTGAAACAGATTCTCGTGATAAGTGGAGACCTCGGCACAGGATGGAGGGGAATCCTGCTGGATCTGGTCAACGGTCTGCGCCTGGATTTGGACCTGAAAGGGGAAGAGTTGATGGTTCAAATGTGGGCTTTACTGTAGGGCGCGGTAGATCCTCTGCTTCCACTGGAAGACCATCGCCTGCTTCTCCAATTGGTGCTGCTCAGTAtgacaaaaatggaaaatttgTATACCCTAGAGGCAAACTACTTGACATATATCGTAGGCAAAACCTGGAGACATCTCTTGCCCTTGTGCCGGACAATTTTGAGGAAGTACCCCCAATATCTCAACCAGAGGCTGTGGAACCTTTAGCTTTTGTTGCTCCGGATGCTGAGGAGGAG GCTATATTGAGTGACATATGGAAGGGTAAAATAACTAGCAGTGGAGCCTCATACAGCGCATTTAAGAAAGGCAGCTCTGGTGATATCGTTTCAG AAGTGGCAGACATTGAATTCTCCAATGGAAGACAGGCTTCCTTCTCTGCTGATGTCACTGAAGATGTACCAGATAACTTTGAGAAAAAATCATCTGACATTCATGAAGCTAGTGCTGACAGCATATTCTTCAGCTCTTCATTGAAAGCAG ATCATGAAAAACAATATATTTTTTCAGAGACTATGAATGGGAAAAAGCTGGATATTGGCCACGTGCAAGCTCAAAATAGTGCTCAATTTGGTGAATTGCAGCTAAAGGTTGCAGGTCAGGCTGTCAACCAGCATCCTttgtttgacattatccaatcTGCCTCACCGTTTGATGTAAACGATAAACTCCGTGAATCAAACTCCCTTTTGCATGTTCAAACACCAGAGCAGTTCTGGGAGGGCGGGCCGCACCAGACTGGTAGCAGGCCCAATGAGTATCAGCTTGATAGAGGAATCCCTCCAGAGGAATTGAGTTTGTATTACCGGGATCCGCAAGGGGAAATACAGGGACCTTTTCTTGGGGTGGACATAATTTCATGGTATGAGCAAGGGTTTTTTGGGGCTGATTTACCTGTTCGTTTTGAAGATGCACCTGATGAATTGCCCTTCCTGGAATTGGGAGATGTTATGCCTCATTTAAAATTTGGACATGAGTATGGTAGTGGAACTGAATTGGGCTCCAATTTAGAAAAGTCAGCTGTAATGGAGGGTGCATCTGAAACATATGTACAATCTGGTGTTCCAGTTCCTGAATCTATTTCTTCCACTGTATTGGATGCATCCAGCTGGCAGTTACATGATGGACCGTCAAATGTACATGAGAGTCATCGTCATCTGTCACAACACATGTACTCTCAGGGCAAAGATTTCAGTGATTTTTGTGCCCAAGATGAAG AAATTGTGTTTCCTGGGAGAcctggtagtggtggtggtgctATAGGGAAGATATCAAGAGGATATGGTGAATCCATGACAAATAGTGGGAACCAGTCTTATCTTCTTAATGAAATGACAGGCTCTGGTGTGTCAAATCAGAATGACAATAAGATGAATCAGTTTAGTTTGTTATGGTCTGAACTTGAAAGTACACAGACAAGGAGTGAACAAGCACCTCCGTTCAGTGGAGGTGTGCAGGAGAAACTTGCAAGTGCAGGACCTGGTAGACTTTCTCCTTTCAGTAGCATAGTTAATCATGCCCCAGAAGCATGGAATGATGCTCATGGCAGCAGCTCACAGTCTAATTTCAACTTGTATCAAGATGTCATGGATGGTCTCCATTCTTCTAGAACGGAGAAAGAATTTAATCAGTTTGATTTAGCAGAGAAGCTATTGCCACAGCATCTTCAGCCACATGGCGTGATGCCTTCACATAATACGCACATGAATGATTTAATGCTAGAAGGGGGCCCAGCTTCTAAGTTGATGCACCAAAAACAGATTGCTAATCAAATGGGTCATGATTTGGAACACATATTGGCCCTTCAGCAGCAGCAGAGGCAGCTCCAACTTCAACAACAGCAGCAGATGCAGCAACAGGAGCACTACCATCAACAGCAAATGTTGTTGAAAGAGCAACAGCAGTCTCAAGCCAGACAGGCTCTTCTTGAACAGTTGCTGCAGAGTCAAATGCGTGAGTCAGGTCGTGGGCAGCCACGTATTGATTCTCTTCGACCCAATGCTGCTCTTGAACAGGCTTTGATGAAGCAGCAGATTCTTAATGATCGGCAACGCTCCCAATTTCCTTCAAGGCATTCAGATCCATCCCTTGAGCAGCTTATTCAAGCAAAATTTGGTCAAGTGTCTCATCAAGGGAATCAAAATGATTTAATGGAGCTTTTGTTACTCGGAAGGCATGGGCAGATTCACCCCCTGGATCAACATATCATTCAGCAAGATCAGCTTCATGGGAGGCAGTTGCCTTTGGGGCTAAGGCAGCGATTGGAAATGGAGGAAAGGACAATCAACCCTGGATGGTCGCTTGATGAAGCTAGTCAGTTCCACAGAATTCCTGCTGCCTCTAATAGAGCTATCACTGCTGGGTTTGGCCCATTGGACTTTTTTTCCCAACAAATTTCTCCTCCCGAGGAGCATCTCAACCTTCTTGACAGGAACCTCTCCGTACAGGAGCGACTCCAACATGGTCTTTATGAACCTGGAATGTTGCCTTTTGAGCGGTCAATGTCATTGCCTCTAGGTCCTGCTGGGGTAAATCGTGATATTGTGAATTCATTGGCTCGTGCCCAAGGCCAAgaaatgcaggaacagattttACGGATGCAGTCTAATGGTCAAGATGGAGGATTCTCATCTGGCATGTTTTCTCATCATACAAACCACCCATTGCATCCCAATCAATGTCATGATTCACGAATGGATGCAACCGAGGGCCATTGGTCTGAGAATAATGGTCAGTTACCAAATGATTGGATAGAGTCGAGAGTTCAACAACACCTTCATAATGAAAGACAGAGGAGAGAATTAGATGCCAAGAGAAATGCTGATGACCCTAGTTTGTGGATGTCAGCTGGAACAAATGATGACAGTTCAAAGCGATTGCTTATGGAGCTACTACAGCAGAAAACTGGTCAAACATCAAGTGAACACGTTGATATGATTAATGGATTACCAAATGAGCGAAAGCCACCTTCAGATCATCATTCTGGGAGCATGCCAAACCAGTCATTCGTCGCTATTTCAGAACAAGAATCTGGTATTGGTAACTCATTCCCTATTGGTTCTTATGGTTCTGATTCAGGCGTGCCACCCCAGAGTCGACCATCGGAAGGGATAAGCAATGTCCTGGAAATTAATGGATTACCTTATAGATCTAAAGGTGGAGGAATGGTTGCTGCTGCCATTGATGAGAACTCTCAG GGAATAATTTCCGATGTTCAAGAAGGCATAAGTGAGCAGGCTGGTTTGACATCTGCTGACAGAGTGGAAATGCCAGTCAATTTCCTAAGCAGAAATAAATCACTTGGCTCTGCTG GTTTTCAGAACATCAAGATTGGATCAGATGATTCGGTTTCAGAGGATGCTGCTAAGGATAG GTTGCGATCATCCAGTTCTAAAGGACCAGAGAATGTATTGCTGAGGCGTCCACCTGTATCACGAGCTGTATCTTCTCAGGAATCACTGTCAGACCTGAATGTTGACACAGTTAGAGGGAAAAGTCTCTCAAGTACTCTAACTTTGGATG GAGTGAGACGGGAGGCAGGACCTACTACTGTAGGAAATGTAGAGGCGGTTAGCAGAGGAGATGTACAGTTCCGACGAACATCATCCTGTAATGATGCTGATGTATTGGAAACATCATTCAGTGATATGCTTAAAAGCAGTGCTAAGAAGCCAACACCTCATGAAACTCATGCTTCTGCAGCAACTCCAGAGCCCCTAGATGGGGCGTCGGGGGCTCGGAACAAAAAGAAGGGTAAGAAAGGTAGACAGATTGATCCTGCACTCCTTGGTTTCAAAGTCACTAGTAATCGGATCATGATGGGTGAAATTCAGCGGGTAGAAGATTAA
- the LOC121794569 gene encoding protein ESSENTIAL FOR POTEXVIRUS ACCUMULATION 1-like isoform X6, translating into MAESKLDLPEDLIGSRPSDQSWISKASTGNDEDKGLVGLLDESKDQAASESIPLSPQWLYAKPNELKMQEARGPSSLSLGSSADLNQKEVWRSDTPEDKKDWRRIAPEPDSGRRWREEERETGLLGVGRRERRKIDRRADIAPGREPTDNRSLPATDRWHDANNRSAGHETRRDSKWSLRWGPDDKEKDSRVEKRIDMDKLESQNENQSFVSNSRSGPERETDSRDKWRPRHRMEGNPAGSGQRSAPGFGPERGRVDGSNVGFTVGRGRSSASTGRPSPASPIGAAQYDKNGKFVYPRGKLLDIYRRQNLETSLALVPDNFEEVPPISQPEAVEPLAFVAPDAEEEAILSDIWKGKITSSGASYSAFKKGSSGDIVSEVADIEFSNGRQASFSADVTEDVPDNFEKKSSDIHEASADSIFFSSSLKADHEKQYIFSETMNGKKLDIGHVQAQNSAQFGELQLKVAEQFWEGGPHQTGSRPNEYQLDRGIPPEELSLYYRDPQGEIQGPFLGVDIISWYEQGFFGADLPVRFEDAPDELPFLELGDVMPHLKFGHEYGSGTELGSNLEKSAVMEGASETYVQSGVPVPESISSTVLDASSWQLHDGPSNVHESHRHLSQHMYSQGKDFSDFCAQDEEIVFPGRPGSGGGAIGKISRGYGESMTNSGNQSYLLNEMTGSGVSNQNDNKMNQFSLLWSELESTQTRSEQAPPFSGGVQEKLASAGPGRLSPFSSIVNHAPEAWNDAHGSSSQSNFNLYQDVMDGLHSSRTEKEFNQFDLAEKLLPQHLQPHGVMPSHNTHMNDLMLEGGPASKLMHQKQIANQMGHDLEHILALQQQQRQLQLQQQQQMQQQEHYHQQQMLLKEQQQSQARQALLEQLLQSQMRESGRGQPRIDSLRPNAALEQALMKQQILNDRQRSQFPSRHSDPSLEQLIQAKFGQVSHQGNQNDLMELLLLGRHGQIHPLDQHIIQQDQLHGRQLPLGLRQRLEMEERTINPGWSLDEASQFHRIPAASNRAITAGFGPLDFFSQQISPPEEHLNLLDRNLSVQERLQHGLYEPGMLPFERSMSLPLGPAGVNRDIVNSLARAQGQEMQEQILRMQSNGQDGGFSSGMFSHHTNHPLHPNQCHDSRMDATEGHWSENNGQLPNDWIESRVQQHLHNERQRRELDAKRNADDPSLWMSAGTNDDSSKRLLMELLQQKTGQTSSEHVDMINGLPNERKPPSDHHSGSMPNQSFVAISEQESGIGNSFPIGSYGSDSGVPPQSRPSEGISNVLEINGLPYRSKGGGMVAAAIDENSQGIISDVQEGISEQAGLTSADRVEMPVNFLSRNKSLGSAGFQNIKIGSDDSVSEDAAKDRLRSSSSKGPENVLLRRPPVSRAVSSQESLSDLNVDTVRGKSLSSTLTLDGVRREAGPTTVGNVEAVSRGDVQFRRTSSCNDADVLETSFSDMLKSSAKKPTPHETHASAATPEPLDGASGARNKKKGKKGRQIDPALLGFKVTSNRIMMGEIQRVED; encoded by the exons ATGGCGGAAAGTAAGCTAGATCTTCCAGAGGATCTCATCGGTTCAAGGCCGTCCGATCAATCGTGGATTTCGAAAG CCTCCACTGGAAATGATGAGGACAAAGGGTTGGTGGGATTACTGGATGAGTCGAAGG ACCAAGCAGCTTCTGAGAGCATTCCGCTGTCTCCACAGTGGTTGTATGCAAAGCCAAATGAACTAAAAATG CAGGAAGCCCGTGGCCCAAGTTCTCTGTCTCTTGGCAGCTCTGCTGATTTGAACCAAAAAGAGGTTTGGCGCTCAGATACTCCTGAGGACAAAAAAGATTGGAGAAGGATTGCTCCTGAACCCGACAGTGGTCGCCGCTGGCGCGAAGAAGAAAGGGAAACTGGACTGCTTGGGGTTGGGCGAAGGGAGCGCAGGAAGATAGATAGAAGGGCTGACATTGCTCCGGGAAGAGAACCTACTGATAACAGATCTTTGCCTGCAACTGACAGGTGGCATGATGCTAATAATCGCAGTGCTGGCCATGAAACAAGGCGTGATAGCAAATGGTCTTTGAGGTGGGGTCCTGATGACAAAGAAAAGGATTCTCGAGTGGAGAAAAGGATAGATATGGATAAATTAGAGTCCCAGAATGAAAATCAATCATTTGTCTCAAATAGTCGTTCTGGTCCTGAGCGTGAAACAGATTCTCGTGATAAGTGGAGACCTCGGCACAGGATGGAGGGGAATCCTGCTGGATCTGGTCAACGGTCTGCGCCTGGATTTGGACCTGAAAGGGGAAGAGTTGATGGTTCAAATGTGGGCTTTACTGTAGGGCGCGGTAGATCCTCTGCTTCCACTGGAAGACCATCGCCTGCTTCTCCAATTGGTGCTGCTCAGTAtgacaaaaatggaaaatttgTATACCCTAGAGGCAAACTACTTGACATATATCGTAGGCAAAACCTGGAGACATCTCTTGCCCTTGTGCCGGACAATTTTGAGGAAGTACCCCCAATATCTCAACCAGAGGCTGTGGAACCTTTAGCTTTTGTTGCTCCGGATGCTGAGGAGGAG GCTATATTGAGTGACATATGGAAGGGTAAAATAACTAGCAGTGGAGCCTCATACAGCGCATTTAAGAAAGGCAGCTCTGGTGATATCGTTTCAG AAGTGGCAGACATTGAATTCTCCAATGGAAGACAGGCTTCCTTCTCTGCTGATGTCACTGAAGATGTACCAGATAACTTTGAGAAAAAATCATCTGACATTCATGAAGCTAGTGCTGACAGCATATTCTTCAGCTCTTCATTGAAAGCAG ATCATGAAAAACAATATATTTTTTCAGAGACTATGAATGGGAAAAAGCTGGATATTGGCCACGTGCAAGCTCAAAATAGTGCTCAATTTGGTGAATTGCAGCTAAAGGTTGCAG AGCAGTTCTGGGAGGGCGGGCCGCACCAGACTGGTAGCAGGCCCAATGAGTATCAGCTTGATAGAGGAATCCCTCCAGAGGAATTGAGTTTGTATTACCGGGATCCGCAAGGGGAAATACAGGGACCTTTTCTTGGGGTGGACATAATTTCATGGTATGAGCAAGGGTTTTTTGGGGCTGATTTACCTGTTCGTTTTGAAGATGCACCTGATGAATTGCCCTTCCTGGAATTGGGAGATGTTATGCCTCATTTAAAATTTGGACATGAGTATGGTAGTGGAACTGAATTGGGCTCCAATTTAGAAAAGTCAGCTGTAATGGAGGGTGCATCTGAAACATATGTACAATCTGGTGTTCCAGTTCCTGAATCTATTTCTTCCACTGTATTGGATGCATCCAGCTGGCAGTTACATGATGGACCGTCAAATGTACATGAGAGTCATCGTCATCTGTCACAACACATGTACTCTCAGGGCAAAGATTTCAGTGATTTTTGTGCCCAAGATGAAG AAATTGTGTTTCCTGGGAGAcctggtagtggtggtggtgctATAGGGAAGATATCAAGAGGATATGGTGAATCCATGACAAATAGTGGGAACCAGTCTTATCTTCTTAATGAAATGACAGGCTCTGGTGTGTCAAATCAGAATGACAATAAGATGAATCAGTTTAGTTTGTTATGGTCTGAACTTGAAAGTACACAGACAAGGAGTGAACAAGCACCTCCGTTCAGTGGAGGTGTGCAGGAGAAACTTGCAAGTGCAGGACCTGGTAGACTTTCTCCTTTCAGTAGCATAGTTAATCATGCCCCAGAAGCATGGAATGATGCTCATGGCAGCAGCTCACAGTCTAATTTCAACTTGTATCAAGATGTCATGGATGGTCTCCATTCTTCTAGAACGGAGAAAGAATTTAATCAGTTTGATTTAGCAGAGAAGCTATTGCCACAGCATCTTCAGCCACATGGCGTGATGCCTTCACATAATACGCACATGAATGATTTAATGCTAGAAGGGGGCCCAGCTTCTAAGTTGATGCACCAAAAACAGATTGCTAATCAAATGGGTCATGATTTGGAACACATATTGGCCCTTCAGCAGCAGCAGAGGCAGCTCCAACTTCAACAACAGCAGCAGATGCAGCAACAGGAGCACTACCATCAACAGCAAATGTTGTTGAAAGAGCAACAGCAGTCTCAAGCCAGACAGGCTCTTCTTGAACAGTTGCTGCAGAGTCAAATGCGTGAGTCAGGTCGTGGGCAGCCACGTATTGATTCTCTTCGACCCAATGCTGCTCTTGAACAGGCTTTGATGAAGCAGCAGATTCTTAATGATCGGCAACGCTCCCAATTTCCTTCAAGGCATTCAGATCCATCCCTTGAGCAGCTTATTCAAGCAAAATTTGGTCAAGTGTCTCATCAAGGGAATCAAAATGATTTAATGGAGCTTTTGTTACTCGGAAGGCATGGGCAGATTCACCCCCTGGATCAACATATCATTCAGCAAGATCAGCTTCATGGGAGGCAGTTGCCTTTGGGGCTAAGGCAGCGATTGGAAATGGAGGAAAGGACAATCAACCCTGGATGGTCGCTTGATGAAGCTAGTCAGTTCCACAGAATTCCTGCTGCCTCTAATAGAGCTATCACTGCTGGGTTTGGCCCATTGGACTTTTTTTCCCAACAAATTTCTCCTCCCGAGGAGCATCTCAACCTTCTTGACAGGAACCTCTCCGTACAGGAGCGACTCCAACATGGTCTTTATGAACCTGGAATGTTGCCTTTTGAGCGGTCAATGTCATTGCCTCTAGGTCCTGCTGGGGTAAATCGTGATATTGTGAATTCATTGGCTCGTGCCCAAGGCCAAgaaatgcaggaacagattttACGGATGCAGTCTAATGGTCAAGATGGAGGATTCTCATCTGGCATGTTTTCTCATCATACAAACCACCCATTGCATCCCAATCAATGTCATGATTCACGAATGGATGCAACCGAGGGCCATTGGTCTGAGAATAATGGTCAGTTACCAAATGATTGGATAGAGTCGAGAGTTCAACAACACCTTCATAATGAAAGACAGAGGAGAGAATTAGATGCCAAGAGAAATGCTGATGACCCTAGTTTGTGGATGTCAGCTGGAACAAATGATGACAGTTCAAAGCGATTGCTTATGGAGCTACTACAGCAGAAAACTGGTCAAACATCAAGTGAACACGTTGATATGATTAATGGATTACCAAATGAGCGAAAGCCACCTTCAGATCATCATTCTGGGAGCATGCCAAACCAGTCATTCGTCGCTATTTCAGAACAAGAATCTGGTATTGGTAACTCATTCCCTATTGGTTCTTATGGTTCTGATTCAGGCGTGCCACCCCAGAGTCGACCATCGGAAGGGATAAGCAATGTCCTGGAAATTAATGGATTACCTTATAGATCTAAAGGTGGAGGAATGGTTGCTGCTGCCATTGATGAGAACTCTCAG GGAATAATTTCCGATGTTCAAGAAGGCATAAGTGAGCAGGCTGGTTTGACATCTGCTGACAGAGTGGAAATGCCAGTCAATTTCCTAAGCAGAAATAAATCACTTGGCTCTGCTG GTTTTCAGAACATCAAGATTGGATCAGATGATTCGGTTTCAGAGGATGCTGCTAAGGATAG GTTGCGATCATCCAGTTCTAAAGGACCAGAGAATGTATTGCTGAGGCGTCCACCTGTATCACGAGCTGTATCTTCTCAGGAATCACTGTCAGACCTGAATGTTGACACAGTTAGAGGGAAAAGTCTCTCAAGTACTCTAACTTTGGATG GAGTGAGACGGGAGGCAGGACCTACTACTGTAGGAAATGTAGAGGCGGTTAGCAGAGGAGATGTACAGTTCCGACGAACATCATCCTGTAATGATGCTGATGTATTGGAAACATCATTCAGTGATATGCTTAAAAGCAGTGCTAAGAAGCCAACACCTCATGAAACTCATGCTTCTGCAGCAACTCCAGAGCCCCTAGATGGGGCGTCGGGGGCTCGGAACAAAAAGAAGGGTAAGAAAGGTAGACAGATTGATCCTGCACTCCTTGGTTTCAAAGTCACTAGTAATCGGATCATGATGGGTGAAATTCAGCGGGTAGAAGATTAA